The DNA segment TTCCGCGGAGACGGGGTATATCCGGTCCGGTGCCAATTCGTGGAACTGGTCGACTCCTTCGGCGCCCGCGCGCGCGTCGACCTTGTTGGCGGCAAGGAAGAAGCGCTTCTCCCTTTCCCGGAGCATCTGCACGATCTCCTTGTCCAGCGGCAGGAGGCCGTCGCGGGCGTCCACCATGAAGATGACGGCGTCCGATTCGTAGATCGCCCGCAGGACCTGGCTCCGCACCTTGGAGAGGAGGTCGTCCTCTTCCTTGCCCGCCGGCAGGTAGCCGCCGGTGTCTATCAACTGGAAACGCCGGCCGTCCCACTCGACGGGAAGGGATACCCGGTCTCGCGTTACGCCCGGCTGTCCGAAAGTGATCGCCCGCCGCTTCCCGGAGATCCGGTTGAACAGCGTCGATTTTCCGACGTTCGGCCGCCCGACCAGCGAAACGGTGAAACCCGTCTTAGACATACCCCAGCCGCCTGAGCATGGTTTCGTTCCTGCTCCAGTCCCTTTCCACCTTCACGAACAGTTCCAAGTATACCCGCTCCCCGGTTTCTTTCTCCAGTTCCAGGCGCGCCTCCGTGCCGATTTTCTTGAGCATCCTTCCGCCGCGTCCGATGATTATCCCCTTCTGGGAATCCCGTTCCACGCAGATCTCCCCGCGTATGCGCACCAGGCGCTGGTCGGTATCCTCCTTGTATTCCTCTATCGTCACCGCCACGCTGTACGGAAGTTCCTCCGAAAGCGACTCGAAGAGTTTCTCGCGCACGATCTCCTTTGCGATGAAACGCATCGGAAGGTCGGTCAGGTCCTCTTCCGGATAGTAGGCGGGTCCCTCGGGAAGATCGGAATACAGGCAGTCGAGAAATTCCGCCACACCTTTTCCCGTAACCGCCGAGACGAGGAATCCTTCCTTGTACATCCCTCCGGCCATCAATGAATCCAGGCGGCGGCTCCCCTCGTCCCCCCGCATGCGGTCCGCCTTGTTCAACGCAAGAAAACGGGGGACGCAGACGTTGGAGACGATGCCGCGGACCAGGGACTCCTCCTCCCCTCCTACCGATTGCCGGTCATCGACCACGTGCACCGCGATGTCGGCTTCTTCCGCGATCCGCTGAGCCGTCCGCACCATGTATGCGTTAAGTGCCTTGCGCGGGCGGTGGATCCCCGGACCGTCCAGAAATACGATCTGGCCGCGATCCCCCGTCAGTATCCCGGCGATCCGGTCTCTTGTCGTCTGGGGCTTTCTGCTGACAATGGCTATCTTGGCCCCGAGGATGCGGTTCAACAGCGTGGATTTCCCGACGTTAGGCCGTCCTATAAGCGCTACGAACCCAGATTTCTTCCGGCCGGTCATTCCCGCGCCGCCTCGGGCTCTATTATAAGCAGCAGCTTCGAAGCCGCCTCCATTTCCGCCTCTTTCTTGGTAGAACCGCTCCCCTTGGCTTCCGTCCCGTCCGCAAGGCGCGCCGCCACCGAGAAGACGTGCGAATGGGGGGGGCCCGAAACTTCGAGAAGCCGGTACCGGGGAAGCGATACGTGCCGTTTCTGGCACCACTCCTGGAGGCGGCTCTTGGCGTCGAATCCGGCGACCGCTTCATGCGCCCGGTCTTCCACGAAGTGCGTGAGGATGAACTCGCATGCCTTTTCGAACCCGCCGTCCAGGAAGATCGCGCCGGCGATCGCTTCGACCGCATCGGCCACCATCTTCCGGGTCACCCCCCCGCCTTTCTCGCGCAGGGAAGGATCGGTCCGCAGCGACTCGGGCACCCCGATGCGTTCCCCTACGCGGACGAGGCTCCGGTTGTTTATCAATGCGGCGCGGGCCTTGGACAGTTCACCTTCTCCCGCATCGGGCATCCTCCGGAACATCTCCTGTGCAACGCACAGGTTCAGGACGGCGTCGCCGAGGAATTCCAGCCGCTGGTAGGACTTTTCGCCGTTACCGCCGCCGAGAGAAGCGTGGCGCAGCGCCTGCTCCAGGTAAACGGGAGATGAAAACCGGTACCCGATCCGCAGTTCCATGTCAGTCATTCCGGCCCTCGCCTTAAAACTTTCCCGCTGCGTGCCTGCATGGGATGCAAGGGGTCGCTTGTCATGTCCATTCGTTCCCCGATAAGGCATTTTCCTCGAATGCGCCCCGCCCTGACACG comes from the Deltaproteobacteria bacterium genome and includes:
- the era gene encoding GTPase Era, producing the protein MTGRKKSGFVALIGRPNVGKSTLLNRILGAKIAIVSRKPQTTRDRIAGILTGDRGQIVFLDGPGIHRPRKALNAYMVRTAQRIAEEADIAVHVVDDRQSVGGEEESLVRGIVSNVCVPRFLALNKADRMRGDEGSRRLDSLMAGGMYKEGFLVSAVTGKGVAEFLDCLYSDLPEGPAYYPEEDLTDLPMRFIAKEIVREKLFESLSEELPYSVAVTIEEYKEDTDQRLVRIRGEICVERDSQKGIIIGRGGRMLKKIGTEARLELEKETGERVYLELFVKVERDWSRNETMLRRLGYV
- the rnc gene encoding ribonuclease III, which translates into the protein MTDMELRIGYRFSSPVYLEQALRHASLGGGNGEKSYQRLEFLGDAVLNLCVAQEMFRRMPDAGEGELSKARAALINNRSLVRVGERIGVPESLRTDPSLREKGGGVTRKMVADAVEAIAGAIFLDGGFEKACEFILTHFVEDRAHEAVAGFDAKSRLQEWCQKRHVSLPRYRLLEVSGPPHSHVFSVAARLADGTEAKGSGSTKKEAEMEAASKLLLIIEPEAARE